The Carassius auratus strain Wakin chromosome 27, ASM336829v1, whole genome shotgun sequence genome includes a region encoding these proteins:
- the LOC113045663 gene encoding uncharacterized protein LOC113045663 isoform X2 has protein sequence MDPEPEVVHRGSQCNIRCLHRSLGVQEKPQMVDVGTPLASPEQSDDEWSFSDIINHSGDMSWSPGEEMLSESSEEEPEELESLTDPNAVDKFIVCQRQLLSLFTVCSACCGETQGHIMHPEGTFIKVKQACGTCGYERYWQNQEKVHRNMPACNLLLSGAIHFSGCMASQTIRMLKLFGLQCISPGTFFCHQRYYSIPTIMQAWRNELSLKNFSWQPYISIVMATEM, from the exons ATGGACCCTGAGCCAGAAGTGGTCCATCGTGGATCACAGTGCAACATAAGATGTTTACATCGTTCATTAG GTGTTCAGGAAAAGCCTCAGATGGTGGATGTGGGGACTCCACTGGCCAGTCCTGAACAAAGTGATGATGAATGGTCATTTTCTGATATCATCAACCATTCTGGTGATATGTCATGGAGTCCAGGGGAGGAGATGTTGAGCGAGTCCTCTGAGGAGGAACCAGAAGAGCTGGAATCTCTCACTGACCCAAa TGCTGTTGACAAGTTCATTGTTTGCCAGAGGCAGTTGCTGTCCTTGTTCACGGTTTGCTCTGCATGCTGCGGGGAAACCCAGGGACACATAATGCACCCGGAAGGAACTTTCATAAAAGTCAAGCAG GCCTGCGGAACTTGTGGTTATGAGCGTTACTGGCAAAACCAAGAGAAGGTGCATCGAAACATGCCTGCCTGCAACCTTTTACTCAGCGGTGCCATCCACTTCTCAGGTTGCATGGCTTCTCAGACAATCAGGATGCTGAAGCTGTTTGGACTGCAGTGCATAAGTCCTGGCACTTTTTTCTGCCATCAGCGCTATTACTCTATCCCTACCATCATGCAGGCCTGGAGGAATGAGTTATCACTTaaaa ACTTCTCTTGGCAGCCCTACATTTCAATAGTAATGGCAACAGAGATGTAG
- the LOC113045663 gene encoding uncharacterized protein LOC113045663 isoform X1, producing MDPEPEVVHRGSQCNIRCLHRSLGVQEKPQMVDVGTPLASPEQSDDEWSFSDIINHSGDMSWSPGEEMLSESSEEEPEELESLTDPNAVDKFIVCQRQLLSLFTVCSACCGETQGHIMHPEGTFIKVKQACGTCGYERYWQNQEKVHRNMPACNLLLSGAIHFSGCMASQTIRMLKLFGLQCISPGTFFCHQRYYSIPTIMQAWRNELSLKSIDTNKISFFFFFSQFQEMMTE from the exons ATGGACCCTGAGCCAGAAGTGGTCCATCGTGGATCACAGTGCAACATAAGATGTTTACATCGTTCATTAG GTGTTCAGGAAAAGCCTCAGATGGTGGATGTGGGGACTCCACTGGCCAGTCCTGAACAAAGTGATGATGAATGGTCATTTTCTGATATCATCAACCATTCTGGTGATATGTCATGGAGTCCAGGGGAGGAGATGTTGAGCGAGTCCTCTGAGGAGGAACCAGAAGAGCTGGAATCTCTCACTGACCCAAa TGCTGTTGACAAGTTCATTGTTTGCCAGAGGCAGTTGCTGTCCTTGTTCACGGTTTGCTCTGCATGCTGCGGGGAAACCCAGGGACACATAATGCACCCGGAAGGAACTTTCATAAAAGTCAAGCAG GCCTGCGGAACTTGTGGTTATGAGCGTTACTGGCAAAACCAAGAGAAGGTGCATCGAAACATGCCTGCCTGCAACCTTTTACTCAGCGGTGCCATCCACTTCTCAGGTTGCATGGCTTCTCAGACAATCAGGATGCTGAAGCTGTTTGGACTGCAGTGCATAAGTCCTGGCACTTTTTTCTGCCATCAGCGCTATTACTCTATCCCTACCATCATGCAGGCCTGGAGGAATGAGTTATCACTTaaaagtatcgatactaataaaattagtttttttttctttttttctcaatttcaggaaatgatgacagaatga